The nucleotide sequence GCGCAAATGCCAGCGCTGTCGGACGATCGAACGCCGCCATTTTCACTGCTTTGACTCCGACGCGACCATCGACGATTGCCGAATCGAGTCGGTACAGGGCTCCGTCGGCTGGCGAATTCCACGCCACATCGACGGCATATAACCGATCGCTTTTTGGACTGTATGCCAGGCCGACCAAATCGTGCAACTTTGTCGGAAGCGCCATCAGCAGGCTCCGGCCGCGCAGATGGAAGAAGGCGAGTACGCTGTCTCCGGGCGCATCGAACTTGCCGGCAAAGCTAACGGTTAAAAATTCGCGCGAGTTGCGGATGGCAAGGCCCATGGGCCGATCGAACCGAGTTGCTTCTTTCGTGCGAAAAAACGGCGACAAGTCTTCCAGCAGGTTGCCGCCGATGCTGGCTTTCAGCAGGGCGTCGATATCGTGCTCGCCTTGCGCGGTCACCCACAGCGCCGAAGGAGACATCGCTAGCCCCCACAGATTGATGCCGACGTCCGACGCGGCCTCGCTCGCCCAAGTACGTCGCAGCGTCCGTTTCGCATTTGCGAAATTCAACGGCTCTTTGGATGTATCGGCCGAAAGTTCGTAAATGCGAATCTCATCGTTGCCATCTTTTCGTTCGCTCCCGCCGATCACGATCAGATTTTGGTTGAAGAACGCCAATCCCATCGGTCCAGCGTCTTTCATCAGACCGATACCAGCCGTTGCTCGAGGAAAACCGGTCACCACAGGCTTGGGCTGATCGAATTGATTCGATGGAAAGCGTACGATTTGCCCGGCGCGGCTCTCAGAGACGACGACGCTGCCGGTTGTCGACTGAACCGCGACGCCGCAGGGCCAATCGAGACCAGAGTAAACCGTTTCAGCGGTAATATTGGGCTTGTCGCTTTCGGTTCGCTCCGCGGCACAGGTGAGCGATGCCATCAGCATCCAAACAACGACTGGAATTCTGTGATTCATAGAGCCATCCTCAAATCAGACGCTAGTTGCAAACGAGCAGCGAAAATCCTGGCATTTCTTTGCCCCTGCCGCCTGGCGATCGTTTGCGATTCAGGCGGCCGTCATGCCGCGTGTCTTTTCATATGCAGAGATCTTCTCGGCGTGTTGCAACGTCAGGTCGATGTCGTCTAAGCCATTCAGCAGGCAATGCCGCCGGAACGGTTCGACGTCAAACGACAGCGAGAGGCCGTATTCGTCGGTCACTTTGCATGCTTCCAAATCGGCCGTCAAATGGTACCCAGGATGCTGCGCCGCCCGTTGGAAAATATCCTCGACAGCCGCCTCGGAAAGTACGATCGGCAACATACCGTTCTTAAAGCAGTTGTTGTAAAAAATGTCGGCGAAGCTTGGCGCGATCATCACGCGGAAACCGTAATCGTCGAGTGCCCAAGGAGCGTGCTCGCGGCTCGACCCGCAGCCGAAATTCTTTCTGGCCAGCAGCACGCTTGCCTCGCGGTACTGCGGTCGATTCAGTTCGAACTGAGGGTTGTCGGAACCGTCGTCCTTAAATCGCCAGTCAAAAAACAAGAATTGCCCGAATCCGGTGCGCTCGATCCGTTTGAGAAACTGCTTGGGGATGATCTGGTCGGTATCGATATTGGCCCGATCCATGGGAGCGACTAGGCCGGTGTGTTTGGTGAAGGGTTGCATGACGAATAATTGCTGGGGATGTCCGCGCGTTGAATTTGTAGCCGCGTGCGAATCAGGTGGGACGAGCGTCTGGACAGGGCGCGCCACTTCCAGAACATCGCCGCTCAGCGAAGGATGACCGCGTTCTTATCGCTTGCTCCATTTTTCGCACTTAATTTGTTTAAGACCTGCCCGTCAAAGAACCAAAATGACTCGTTGTATTCTCACGATCAATGCACTTATCAATTCCATTTGTCGTAATGGCTTGCTGCCAAGCATCGCGAGCGGAAAGTTCTTCACGATGCGGATAAATCACAAGATCGACTGGCACCATCATTTCATCTCGATGACGTGCCCTCCACCATGCACGGGATGAAGGACTTTCAGGTTTACGATCGTCGATTCCACCAGAACGCGGCCCATGGTCGCTGTCTCCATCAGTCACTTCTCCGAAGAATCTGCCGTCACGCCTTATACTCCCACTCCCGAATATCCACAAAATGTCCCGCAATCGCCGCCGCCGCGGCCATTGCCGGCGAAACCAAATGCGTCCGGCCCCCTTTGCCTTGGCGGCCTTCGAAATTGCGGTTGCTAGTGCTCGCGCAGCGTTGGCCTGGCGTGAGAATATCGGGATTCATCCCTAGGCACATGCTGCAGCCTGCTTCGCGCCAGTCGAAACCGGCCTCTTTGAAAATTCGATCGAGACCTTCACGTTCGGCTTGTGCTTTCACTTGTCCACTGCCGGGGACAACCATCGCGTGCAGCGTATTAGCCACGCGATAGCCACGCACCACGGCGGCGGCGGCTCGCAAGTCTTCGATACGACTGTTGGTGCAAGAGCCGATGAAGACTTTATCAAGGTTGAGCGATTGCATCGGCTTGCCAGCTTCGAGCCCCATGTATTCCAGCGACCTCGCCGCCGTCTTACGTTCTTCATCCGTCGAATACTGTTTAGGATCCGGCACACCGCTAACCACCGGTACAACTTGGCCGGGGTTAGTACCCCAGGTAATTTGAGGAGCAATCTCTGCCGCTCGGTAAATTTCCACGCGATCGAACTTCGCTCCCACATCGCTCGGCAGTTGCTTCCAGCGCTCCACGGCCGCGTCGAAGTCTTTCCCCTTCGGCGCAAATTCACGGCCTTTGATGTATTCAAATGTCGTCTCGTCCGGCGCAATCATTCCAGCCCGCGCGCCGGCCTCGATCGACATATTACAGACCGTCATTCGCTCTTCCATCGAGAACCCGCGCATCACCGGCCCGGTGTATTCGATGACATAACCGGTCCCGCCGTCGGTGCCGATCTGACCGATTAAATACAGAATGACGTCCTTTGCCGTCACGCCACGGCTAAGCATCCCATCGACGCGCATCTCAAATGTCTTCGGCTTCGATTGCGGCAGCGTTTGCGTGGCCAAGACATGCTCGACTTCACTCGTGCCGATGCCGAACGCCAGCGCTCCAAACGCCCCGTGCGTCGCCGTATGGCTATCGCCGCAGACAATCGTCATTCCAGGCTGAGTGAGACCCAGCTCCGGCCCGATCACATGGACGATCCCCTGCTGTGGATTGCCAAGGTCATACAGTCGCACGCCGAATTCCTGGCAATTGTTTCGTAGTGTGTCGATCTGCTGCTTCGAGATCGGATCGGCAATCGGCAGCCTCCGGTCGGTCGTTGGCACATTATGATCGGGAGTAGCTACCGTCAATTCCGGCCGTCGCACTTTTCGCCCAGTCAGTCGCAATCCCTCGAATGCCTGCGGGCTGGTCACTTCATGCACCAAATGCAGGTCGATATAAAGCAGCGTTTGCTTTCCAGGCTCGGCATGCACCACGTGGGCATCCCAGATTTTTTCTAGCATCGTGCGCGGCATAGCAGATAACAGGTTCGAGTGTGATTGACCGCAAGCGGTAGGATCGACCCAAACGCTGAATTATACCTCGATTCTTTGCAGATCGTAAGTTGTCGAACGACCCGCAGGCGGTTTGGCGGCAGAATCGCTCCAATCGAGCTGGCCTGCATTGATCGTACAGGATGTCCGCGTCAATTTGGCGGACACTTCTTTCGTAATTCCGACACGAGCTCCTTGGGGACGAATCGGGCTAATTCTTCATCACCGGCCAGCGGCGTAATCTGTTTCAGCAGCGAGCTGGAAACGTGTGAGAATTGATCGTCAGCCATGAGAAAGACTGTTTCAATGCTGGGGTCCAGCTTTCGGTTGGCCAGCGTCATCGTAAACTCGGCTTCGATATCGGTCAGCGATCGCACTCCGCGGAGCATTACGCGAGCTCCGCACTCGCGGACGAAATGCACTGCCAACCCGCTGAACTGCTTGACTTCGATATTGACAAGATGCCGCGTTGCCCGTTCGACCAAGTTGACGCGCTCTTCCGGCGTGAACCACGACTGCTTTTCAACGTTAATGCCGATGCCGACAATCAGCCGATCGACCAACCGGCTGGCACGCTCGATCACATTCAAATGACCGAGCGTAATTGGGTCGAAGGAACCGGTATAGACGGCGACGCGCGACATGGAATGGTTTCGAGGCTTGGGTTCAGGGTTCAGGGTTCAGAAAATGAGGCACTCGTGGATGACTCTTGGCGGCATGCCACCGACTGAGACACTCGCGGATCGTTAGCGAACTTTCTTGCCAGTTTCAATGGCGCCAATCAACGCATCAATGTCCTCGTTATTGTTGTACGCATGCGGGCTAATCCGAAGATAGCCGACTCGCTGCGAAACCGCAACTTTTTGCTCCTTACAAGTGCGATGAAGCACCTTAAGATCGCAGCCTGGCAGGGTGAACGAGACAATTCCCGAACTATGTTCCGGCTGGTCGCGCCGGCTGAAAATCTCAGCACCGAGGGTGGCCAGACGGCGACAGCATTCGTCGGTAATTTCCAGTACGCGATGTCCGATGGCATCGAAACCGAGGCTCGTCAGCAAATCAAGGCTGGCTCCCAATCCAATAAATCCGACCGAATTTGCAGCCCCGCCTTCGTGCCGCGCGGCCGACGGTTTTAATTGAATTTCAATGCGCGAATAATCTCGGTTGTGAACCATGCTGTTGGAACCGACGACCAGCGGCCGTAGTTTCTCGAGATGCTCGCCGCGGATGTAGAGCAGTCCGGCAGCTTCCGGACCCATTTGCCATTTTTGGCCGCCGGCGGCGAGAAAATCGACCTTCGTTTGCTCGACATCGACAGGAAACACTCCTAGACCCTGGATCGCATCGACAAATAGCAAGGCACCATGTCGATGAGCCATCTCGGCGGCGGCCGCCAAATCGGTGCGCCATCCACTTAGATATCCAACCCAGCTCAACGCCACCAATCGTGTCCGCTGATCGCAAGCGTCTTCCAGACGGTTCAAATCGACCATCCCAGTCGGCGATTCCACGCGGCGCGTTTCAATGCCGCGAGCAGCCAGATGCATCCATGGATATTGGTTCGCGGGAAACTCATCGGCCGGGATGACAACATTGTCTCCTGCGCGCCACATGAAGCCTTCGGCAACCATCGCGACCCCCTCGGTCGTGCTGTGAATGAGCGCGATTTCATCCATCGCGGCCCTCATCATACGGGCGGCGGTTGCTCGTACTTCCTGCAGCCGACGCTCCCATCGCCCCCAAGCCGGCGCAGCTTCTTCGGCGGCCTCCGCCAACCAGCGACCAATTGCCTCGCGCGTCGGTCTCGGCAAGGGCGACATGGCGGCATGTTCAAAGTAGGCGAATCGATCGACGATCGCCATCTGCTGCCGAAAGTGTTCCCATTTTGGATCGTGTATCAATGCCATGTGATTTGCTTTCTAACGACGATCCAATCTCTGCGCAGTACGCAGTGCAAAACTGACCAATCCGTGTTGCCACCTATACGCCAGTCGAATCGAGGCCGTGTACCACGGCATCCAATTGAGTTGCAAGCCATTCGCGCCGCTCGACAGGGTAATTCACAGAATCTCAACAACTCCACGAATTCCATATTGTGCATCTTAATTTATGCCGTGATGCGTCATGAGACACAAGGTTATCGCCAGAGAAAAATTCTTGGGCGATCTGCAACCTATAATTTCCCAGACCCAAACCATTCGCTTGTTCCATCGAAAGTTCATCCAATGAATCGCCGACAATTCGCGTTTTGGTTCAGTTTCAGCCTCTTTCATTTGGCTGAGAGGCTGCATGCCGACGGGCTGGATCGACTGGCGGCGGCGACGTTGAATGCCACCGAGCCAAAATCGTTCATGGAAGCGTCGCCGTCGCAGAGCGAAATCATCGAGTCGGCAGAACATTGGGCGACCAACGAAAATCGCAATTGGAGATGGTTCGAACGCGAGAATCAGATCCGGGGCAAGTGGCGGGTCACTGGAATCACCACTCCCATCAACAAGCAGACTGGCGAGCGATATGCCGGAGCAACGGGCTATCTCGACGACAGCCTGGTTCCCGAGGAAATGCGAGCCAATGCTCCGCAATCTGCGGTGGAAGGCGCTACGACGACACCCGAGAGGGACGCCGGCCAGCCCAGCCCTGCACGCCGAGCGCGCCATGGCCGGCCGCCGAGCCGATGGCTGCGCAGCTTACGCGCTCCGGAGCTGCGCATTTGGCTAAAGACCATCGATGTTCCTGAAGCCGATGTCGAAGGGATGACTTTCTTCGAACATCTAACGCGCGATCACTACTTCCACGCCGACCGAATCACGGGATTGGCGATTCCTGAACAAGCCAAACTGCACGCAGCGGCGCATTTTGGATATTAGTCACAGCTTCAGGGCGCGTCGATGACTGTTGCCGTTGTCGGAATGTCAAATTACGATTCGGATGAGTCTTGGTCTCAAAAGACCCGCGCGAGAATACCGCCATCGACGACGACCACCGACCCGGTCACATAATTCCCCGCCTCGCTGGCCAAGAAGACCGCCGGGCCGGCGAGTTCACGCGGGTCGCCCCAGCGTCCGATCGCCGTCCGTGCCGCCACGGCGTTGCGAATTTCATCGCTGAGCAATCGCGACGGCAAATCGGTGAGAATTGGCCCAGGAGCTATACAATTCACCGTAATGCCGAATTCACCCAATTCCAGCGCTGACGCCCGACACAATCCAATGACGGCGCTCTTGGTGGCCGAATAAGCTCCACGGCCCAGATGCGACGATAGCCCCATAATCGACGACATGTAAATAATTCGTCCCCAGCGGCGGCCCTTCATGCCAGGAACCAAGTAGCGTGCAAGCGCCATGCAACTCGTGAGATTCAATTCGAGAATTTCGTCCCAATCTTTGTCTTGAATGGCATCCAGCGGTTGCGGCGTGTTGCTGCCGGCGTTATTGACGAGGATGTCGATCTTGCCGAAAGCGTGCGTCGCACTGTCGGCCAATTTACGAACGTCGTCTCGCTTGGTCATGTCGGCAACAATCGTGGCAACGCCTGTGTCGAGGCCCTGGCGAACTTCTGCCGCGGCGGTTCGCAACTCGTCCTCATGGCGGCTGGAAATGACCACGTCGGCACCGGCTTCGGCAAAGCCGCGGGCCATCGCTTTGCCGAGACCTTTGCTACCGCCGGTTACGAGCGCTACGCGTCCGGTAAGATTGAATAAGGGAGAACTCATGGGAATTCCAAAGTCAACCGTGTAGGGGCGAGAGTAGGATCTTGCACATCCTACCATGCAGCCATCCGATGATGCCACCGTGCTTCGAACATTCGTAGTGATGCTGTTTACCCGAGATTTGCTCCCTTGACTGCTGGAGTGACGACTACTCCCATCCGATTCTACGAGGAACAACTCAGCGCCGTGGAAGGTTGCCACCGCTGCATTTTACGACTTATCGACACGACGCAGGTGGCCTGCCGGCTCGCCTTTCAAGATCAGTTGCCAATCGCCATAGACAGGGTTCGGCAAAATAAACCACTTTTTTCCCCACATCTTCGAATATTCCCGCACGGCTGCGCACAGTGATTCCGGCGAGGCGTCTTTCTCGTAGGCGAATTCGTCGGTGAAATCGGTCAATTGATCTCCGACCAGCGCCACGATTGTGTATTGTTCGCGAACCAAGTTGCGCCGCGAAGTCTTATTCGAGTCATTTTGCTTCATGAGCAATCGCACGCTGTCCGACGACTTTAATCCTCGAACGTTGACTCCCCATTGGGTCAGCGTTTCGATCGTCGCTTCGCGCAGTGATTCCGGACGATTGGTGATATATACGACGGCAAAATTGAGCGCTTCGATACGACGGATGAATTCGCCAGCACCGGGTACGAGCCGAATCGATGCCCGATGCTTCGCAGCGAATTCCGTAAACAACGCTGTTGAATGTTCTTTGCCGCTGTCGTACAGAAACGATTCATACGCACCGTTATCGAGCACCGTTTCATCCAGGTCCATCACCACGCACGGCGGCGGTTGGCGAAACTCGGGGGCCAATGTTGCTTGCACCCGGCCCCATTGCTTGGCTTCGCGCTCCAGCTGGTCGCCGGACAATTGGTAGGTCTGTAGGCAACAGGCTACGTACTCGGCCGAGGTTTGCATCCATAAATTAGCCCACAACAGCCCACGCTGATGTTCCGTTGGTTGCGGCATCAATTGCCAACCGGCCGCGGTACCGGCCAACAAAATTACCAGCACCGATGCCAAACGACGAGAACCTGGCAGATGAGTCATAGATGCCAACTCTTTGAGACCTCAAGCCAAAATAGGAAAATGCACGTACTCAATCATAACCTATGCTCCGCCCGGTGGCGGCCGCTGCTTGGATTTGAGTGCGGCTCAAATTTGGATAGGCGCTATTTGAAATGGCGAATAGTCAGCATCATTCCGCCCAGAGCGCACAGCGCAATTGCCCAAGCTGCCGGCTCTGGTAACGGCGCTGTGCCTAGACCCAGCGCAAATGGAAAATGCGTCTGCCAGGCAACGAAGTCAGACCCATCCACATCACCATCGCCGTCAGAATCTCCGTGCGCTCGCGTTGCGCCTACAACAGCAGGGAAGTGGGTTTGCCAAGCAACAAAATCGGCACCATCGACATCTCCATCGACATCGAAATCGCCCGGCGTTGTCGGCACGCCGCCGGTCGAATTAACGCTAATTTGAAATGCGTAGACCGCGTTGTCAAACGTCTTTGAAAAATGGTTGACAGCCTGTCCAGCCGCCGACGGCGGGGTAAACGTCGTGTCGTGATCGACGCGAGACCAAAACAATTCTGGCAATGTGTCTCGAAAGCCGACGCGCGCAGCCCCCGAACTGAATAATCCGCCATAGACATCAATGCCAACGGGAAGCGAGAATTGCTGAGAGTTGCCCAGATACGACACTGAAACGATATTGGCCGGATCGCTTAACGTGACGACATCCGCCACCGCTACCGGCGGCCCGACCCAGATCGTTTGATAGGCTCGCGTCTCTCCTGTCGTGTCGAAACCGGGATCGGTGAGGGCGGCAAGAAACGGAACGACCGAACCGGGCGCGGGCAGGCCCGATTGGGTAGCGTTATGAAACGAAAAATTGCTGACGGTGTAAACGCCGGCCGCCAACGTCGCGGGAATTCGGTGGACTTCGAGCGAGCTTGTCGGGCGCGGTGCAGCGATCGGCGGGTTCGCCAGCACGAAACCACTACCAGGACCGATGGTGGCCCCTTGCACCTGCGATCGAACTTCGCACACAAGCAAGCAGGAAAGCAATACCGATGCAATCTGCAGCCGCGGAATCGACCGTGTCATGGCAGCCCCCGTTTCGTAGAATTGAAACCGACCAAGATGCCTTGGTAGCGAACAAATTAGAACGAATTTCGGCGTTCGTCAACTACCTGCCTATATCTTCCTACATCGACCAAGCGGAAGTGAATTTTTCCCTGTACGAGCGGAAGTGATGCCTATGAACTGGAGCGAGTATCGAGTTTGCGTGACGGGGGGGGCAGGTTTCTTGGGCCGCGCTGTCTGTCGCGAATTATTGGCGCGCGGTGTTGCCGCGGAAAAACTGACTGTCCCCCGACGTGCCAGGTACGATTTGACTCACGAAGACGCGGTACAGCGGTTCTTTCGCGATTTCCAACCCGATGTGATCATCCATTTGGCAGCCGAAGTTGGTGGCATCGGCGCAAATATGGTCCAGCCCGGCCGTTTCTTCTTTGCCAACATGGCCATGGGGCTGCATCTGATCGAACATGCGCGGATCGCTAGCATCCGCAAGTTTGTGCAGGTCGGCACGGTATGCGCCTATCCAAAACTTGCCCCCATCCCATTTCGAGAAGATGATCTTTGGAACGGCTATCCCGAGGAAACCAACGCACCGTATGGCGTGGCCAAGAAAGCGCTGTTCGTAATGCTCGATGCCTATCACCGGCAATATGGCTTGGCAAGTTCAGTGGTGGTGCCCGTCAATCTTTACGGCCCCGGCGATAATTTTGATCCAGCAATCAGCCACGTCATTCCAGCCCTGATTCGCAAATGCGAAGCGGCGCGAGTCAGCGGCGAGCGGCAAATCATGTGCTGGGGAACTGGCACTGCCAGCCGCGAGTTCTTATACGTGGATGATGCCGCCCGCGGCATTGTCGCGGCAGCCGAAACGATGGAATCGCCAACCCCAATCAATCTGGGTGCCGGCAAAGAGATCGCGATTGCGGATCTCGTGAAGCTGATTGCCAAGCTGTGCGATTTCAACGGCGACATTCGCTGGGATCCTTCCCGCCCCGATGGGCAGCCTCGTCGCTGTATTGATACGAGCCTAGCAAAAAGGATACTCGGCTGGCAGGCAACCATGCCGCTCGACGAGGGACTGCGCCGCACGATTGCGTATTGGCGCGAACAAAGCCCCATCAGTCAGCAGCCACCCATTCCTCAGCCGTGATAATGCCGTCGCTATTACGATCGAGGACATTGAATCTTTCGACTTTGGAATCTGTCCAGTCCGATTCAAATTCGTGCATCTGCACTTGCCCATCGCCGTCGGTGTCCTTGCCGAAGAAGTCTTGAGAAAGTTTCTCAGGTAGGCTTTGTGGTGAGACATAGTAGCGACGTATCGCAGGAGTGGACGTCGATTCGCCGCGCTTTCCGCCATCAGATGGCTCGCCCCAACGACGATCTCCACCTCGGTTTCTACCACTGAGCAACCCCTCGCGAGGTTCGCCGCCAACGTTGGTATTTTTATTGCCACCGGTATCGCCCGAAGAATTTGCGGTAGGTGAAGATGTAGAATTATTTGCCGACGAATTAGCAGGCTTATTCTCGGTGATTTCGCTTCCGCCACCCGGCTTGTAGTTTATGATTTCTTCGAGTGTTACCTTACGATCGCCATCGGCGTCATACCGTTGCATTATTGCAGATTCTTCCTTGTCGATCGCGCCATCGCCGTTCTTGTCGTAGTTTTTAATCATTCCTTGGGCGATTTTCCGGAAATTTTCGCTTGCTGATGGCGGATTCGTCGTGCTGCTCGTCGCCGTCTCCGACTTCTTCGGCTCGGAAGGATTCGAAGTGGACGATACTTGTCGCACGGAACCAGCAGAGAAATCTCCGCCGCCTCTCGTTCCGCGGAATTCGCGCCGAGCTCGCCCTTCTCGCGCTTCACTGCCGCCGTCCAGGCGACTTCGACGTTCTCCGTGGCCCGATCGTTCAGATTCGCCACTACCGCCATGGTCTGCGTTGCTTTTCGAATCGTGATCGGAATTTCGGGAGTGTCGTTCGGAGTCGCCTGAAGACTGCTCGCCATCGCCATCGCCATTTGTCGATGATGGTTCTACAGAGGCTGCTGCGATCTCCACGCCAAAGCCTGGAACCGGCGGCAAATCGATCGCCTCGCCGAATCCGGATACGAGACGATGCCCCTCCTCTTCAGATTTCTTCTTGGCGTTTGAGGCCGATTTTTCGGCCGATCGGCGATCCCCGTCGCTGCCGCGCTCCTGCTCGCGCATCCGCTGATGCAGGGCAGATTCCAGTTTTTCAATGGAAATTGGCGAATTCGTATCTACGCCTGCGCGTTGGACCATGCCGCGTGTCCAGCCGTTCAATTCGTTCGGATCAATCATGTTGTTGCCGTTGGCATCCATACGCCGAATCCAGTCGGTTCCTCCGCCTCCACGGCCTCCCCATCCGCCCCCCCAGCCTCCGAATCCATCTCGATCTCCGCCGCGTTCTCTTCCTCCCCAACTACCCCATTCGCCGCGACCGCGACCGCCCCTGCCCCTGCCGTCCCGGCCGAATCCACCGCCGCGAGCTTCTCCGCGACTGCCCTGATCTCGGTTTTCGTCCCCGCCATTGCCGCCCCAGTCGCCGCGCCCACGACCTCGAAATTCTTGCGCATCCGCTGTGGAAATGACGGAAAATGCAACAATACAGCAACTTACGACGACGATGGCCTTATCTAACATGATTTTCATTCTAACTTCGTGGCCCGATGACAACTACGCGAAACTTCCAATCTGAGCGGGCCGGCTCGCCATTTAGTATGAAACCGCGGAACCGGACTGAGGTTACGGGGTTGAATACCCTGTCCGTCGCGTTGACGTGCCGTCGCCAGCATTGCTCCGCCATCAGGGCTAGCAAAAAATATTCTCAATCGGCTTTCCGGGGCAATCTGGCGCCGAAATTTGGTCGAAACGACCTCGAAAACACCTGTAGTAGGAGTCATTTGTATGAAAACCAGCGTTCCAACGTTGGCATTCGCAGTTGCGTTGCTCGTGTTTACTTCGACATCCATGGCACAGAATCAAGAGCGCGGACGCGAACGCGGCCAGGGCGGCCGATTTGGGATGGGCATGGGTACCGGCTCGACTCAGCTCTTGCAAAATGAAAAA is from Pirellulales bacterium and encodes:
- the leuD gene encoding 3-isopropylmalate dehydratase small subunit; protein product: MQPFTKHTGLVAPMDRANIDTDQIIPKQFLKRIERTGFGQFLFFDWRFKDDGSDNPQFELNRPQYREASVLLARKNFGCGSSREHAPWALDDYGFRVMIAPSFADIFYNNCFKNGMLPIVLSEAAVEDIFQRAAQHPGYHLTADLEACKVTDEYGLSLSFDVEPFRRHCLLNGLDDIDLTLQHAEKISAYEKTRGMTAA
- the leuC gene encoding 3-isopropylmalate dehydratase large subunit, whose protein sequence is MPRTMLEKIWDAHVVHAEPGKQTLLYIDLHLVHEVTSPQAFEGLRLTGRKVRRPELTVATPDHNVPTTDRRLPIADPISKQQIDTLRNNCQEFGVRLYDLGNPQQGIVHVIGPELGLTQPGMTIVCGDSHTATHGAFGALAFGIGTSEVEHVLATQTLPQSKPKTFEMRVDGMLSRGVTAKDVILYLIGQIGTDGGTGYVIEYTGPVMRGFSMEERMTVCNMSIEAGARAGMIAPDETTFEYIKGREFAPKGKDFDAAVERWKQLPSDVGAKFDRVEIYRAAEIAPQITWGTNPGQVVPVVSGVPDPKQYSTDEERKTAARSLEYMGLEAGKPMQSLNLDKVFIGSCTNSRIEDLRAAAAVVRGYRVANTLHAMVVPGSGQVKAQAEREGLDRIFKEAGFDWREAGCSMCLGMNPDILTPGQRCASTSNRNFEGRQGKGGRTHLVSPAMAAAAAIAGHFVDIREWEYKA
- the coaD gene encoding pantetheine-phosphate adenylyltransferase, with product MSRVAVYTGSFDPITLGHLNVIERASRLVDRLIVGIGINVEKQSWFTPEERVNLVERATRHLVNIEVKQFSGLAVHFVRECGARVMLRGVRSLTDIEAEFTMTLANRKLDPSIETVFLMADDQFSHVSSSLLKQITPLAGDEELARFVPKELVSELRKKCPPN
- a CDS encoding aminotransferase class V-fold PLP-dependent enzyme, which translates into the protein MALIHDPKWEHFRQQMAIVDRFAYFEHAAMSPLPRPTREAIGRWLAEAAEEAAPAWGRWERRLQEVRATAARMMRAAMDEIALIHSTTEGVAMVAEGFMWRAGDNVVIPADEFPANQYPWMHLAARGIETRRVESPTGMVDLNRLEDACDQRTRLVALSWVGYLSGWRTDLAAAAEMAHRHGALLFVDAIQGLGVFPVDVEQTKVDFLAAGGQKWQMGPEAAGLLYIRGEHLEKLRPLVVGSNSMVHNRDYSRIEIQLKPSAARHEGGAANSVGFIGLGASLDLLTSLGFDAIGHRVLEITDECCRRLATLGAEIFSRRDQPEHSSGIVSFTLPGCDLKVLHRTCKEQKVAVSQRVGYLRISPHAYNNNEDIDALIGAIETGKKVR
- a CDS encoding SDR family oxidoreductase, whose translation is MSSPLFNLTGRVALVTGGSKGLGKAMARGFAEAGADVVISSRHEDELRTAAAEVRQGLDTGVATIVADMTKRDDVRKLADSATHAFGKIDILVNNAGSNTPQPLDAIQDKDWDEILELNLTSCMALARYLVPGMKGRRWGRIIYMSSIMGLSSHLGRGAYSATKSAVIGLCRASALELGEFGITVNCIAPGPILTDLPSRLLSDEIRNAVAARTAIGRWGDPRELAGPAVFLASEAGNYVTGSVVVVDGGILARVF
- a CDS encoding GDP-L-fucose synthase — encoded protein: MNWSEYRVCVTGGAGFLGRAVCRELLARGVAAEKLTVPRRARYDLTHEDAVQRFFRDFQPDVIIHLAAEVGGIGANMVQPGRFFFANMAMGLHLIEHARIASIRKFVQVGTVCAYPKLAPIPFREDDLWNGYPEETNAPYGVAKKALFVMLDAYHRQYGLASSVVVPVNLYGPGDNFDPAISHVIPALIRKCEAARVSGERQIMCWGTGTASREFLYVDDAARGIVAAAETMESPTPINLGAGKEIAIADLVKLIAKLCDFNGDIRWDPSRPDGQPRRCIDTSLAKRILGWQATMPLDEGLRRTIAYWREQSPISQQPPIPQP